The sequence TAACGCAGATGGAGTAAGCAGTCTGTAATCATACTGTGCTAACCTAGAACATAGGTGAGTAGCATAAATACCAAAAAACATAAACCGTAAAAGTTACTTAAGCGATGTTAgaacagatttttttgtatCTGCACCGCATATCCTATAAATGATGTTACTTAGCAGTTTTTATATGTGTCTTATTATTAAATTTTACATATTGTTGCAAAATgctcaataaaaatgtagtcgCCTAAGATAAAACTGAAAGCAAGAGTTAATGCACAAAAACTACTTAACTCCGCGATATGAGGTGATGTATTTGGTGTCTCAAAAGATTTAATCTAAAATACAAATGCATTTACTATGATCCTTTACACATATATCTTTCAGGTTTACTCAACTGTAATCTAAGGAGAAAAAGGATAGAAATCCcataataaagggttaatctctTTTCACTTCTCGACTTTCGATTCActgatttaacattttaatgcaattaAAAACTTTCAATCTACGATCCACATCTGATCTTTTATTACGACCCCAACTGAATAGTGaatatttagtgaatatacccaaatatatatataaaaaaatatgcatttttttcttttgctgtctCAAccaaaaacatgaatctatATTAATTTTCACATCATCATTTACATTAGATTATGTACAATGGGACAGGGTTTATTATTGAAGGATTTAATGATACCAAAGAACTTCAACTTCCAATTTTCATCATTTTTCTACTTATCTATTTCATTATTCTATTTGGGAATGCGGCcattttaattgccattttaggTGACTCTAATCTTCACACtcctatgtatatttttttgattaaactCTCATTCATTGACATAACCTATGCCTCGAATATCATTCCCAAACTGTTACATATTCTGCTTACTCAACATAAAACCATCTCATTCTCTGGGTGTATAATCCAGatgtatattttcatatatctgACATGTACTGAATTACTTCTCCTTGGAGCCATGGCTTATGACCGATACGTGGCAATTTGCCACCCCCTTCATTATTACATTCTGATGACCATAAGAGACTGCTGTGTGTTGATCATTACTGCATCGAGCATTGGATTATTGGACCCTGTGGCACATGCCATGCTTATTTCCCGGATGAACTTCTGTGCTTCTCGCCATATTGACCATTTTTTCTGTGACGTTACCCCATTGTTGAAGCTCTCTTGCAGCGACACCTCCAAGGTCGAAATGATAACCTACATTTTCGGGACATTGATTCTATTTCCTGCGTTTCTGCTCACTTTACtctcatatatattaattatctcCAACATTCTAAAAGTAAAATCGGCAGAGGGTCGGCGTAAAGCCTTTTCCACCTGTACCTCTCATTTGACATCTGTCACCATGTTCTACGGAACCATTATATGTCTGTATATGAGACCAACAGCAAGCTACGCCCCGAGCCAGGACAAGTTTTTTGCTCTGATATATGTTGTCATGATTCCAATACTTAATCCCATTATTTACAGTCTGAAAAACCAAGACATTAAAAGTGcattaaagaaacataaaaacaaattctcttttaaaaaacaatattggaaATAATTATTATCCAAAGGATCTTCACATTCTTCAAAATAGATGCAAAGGTTAAAACCATATTATTGGATGTTTTCACTATAGCTGTTTGAtgaatgctttgtttttttataatagacCCGACGACAGAAAGAAAACCagggtatttttattatattcttaCTTCCTCACAAGGCGAAAATAGaagttaataaaaatgattataatCTTTCCTGTGCTAAAAATATAGACTGTAATAGCATATTCTTGCCTGGGGCAGAAGGTCTTGGGGGAAGTATACGCTATGCCATAAAAATGGGGGCACATCGCCATTTTGGGTGAGCGAGCTTCCTGATGCACTGCAGCTCAATGGGCCATTTATGGAGGACTTCATGGTGGGGTATAAGATGTTTGATTAATTTctcatatgttttatattttttttaatttactccatttttttaaactttttattagAGATTATTTGGGGTTTTTAAAAGAACTCAAGCATCTCTTCTGTAACAGGCGGTGCCCCAGATGATGTTCCTCCATATAATTacttaattgtttttaatttgatttattattttattactatttcgatttttttctgcttctcagTTTTTTCGTATTCTCACTAGGAGATTTCATGGAGCTCAGTGTGAACCAGAAGCTGAACTATGTACAACAATATAATTTCTGACCCAAAACGTTTTGAAATAATTCATgaatgtattaaatgtttttaagtgTACAAATATGTACAAAGAAACACTATGAACAAGGTCTTGAAAATAAACAGAACTTCCATTTGTTCTTCTCACTTCAACTtattctccaaaacaattattttttggctATTCTATCCGCTGTCTTGGttcctttattatttatagtctGAAAAATCAGAAAGTTAAAGTTGctttaatgaaacaaaatagcataaaatacagcataaaatacagtgagaTATGTAGATCAGCCTTACAGAAAAATGGTTTgatttccttttgtttcaataaactttcttcATCTGGACTTCACCATTGTTGTtagtcatgtgttttttttcctcaaacaTCACACTAATCTTATTCTTTACGGCAACACTAAGGAAGTCCGTTCTTTCATAGAGGTTCCTTCACTAAGGAGGTgcagatattttaatattatatttacatttcatttaatatccaatacaatattatatttaaatagcaTTTATTAATTCCATAGCACCGTTACAAAACAACTGACACTACATAAACTCATACAATTACCAATGATTTGAACATGTTAATGATATTATTACaacatgttaatatatatatatataagtccaaAAGGGGAGAACTTTTCAATTCCCTTGCCTCCTCTACTGATTTCCATAGTAGGAAGCAGCTATTTTCATCTGCCTGCTCCATACATAACATAACAGTGCCAAAAACTTCAGTCCGACACCAAAAAACAcagccacaccgacaccccaaacacacacaccaggacacactctgccacaccgacacaccaaacacacatgtATTGATGGCCCAGCCGGGCCCCCTTTAGTTTTAATGTATCCcacccacacccttgtgtattgtcccatgtgcatttgtgcccccagTCAGCCCCCTTCTGCATTTATGcaccaacacccttgtgtatagatttatgtgatgtccccagccaccccctcccttgtgtattgatgcccccttttgtactgtTGAATGCACCCATATGGTCCTTCTGCCACCATGTTCTGTTTGGGGCAactttgaagctggtcagttcattttaccccatcaaatcatatatttttgaacaacccagggtatttcaaatggcagTATTTTATCCCTTTCCATGACCTAATTTTACCACAAGCCTTAGTCAAAATTTCTaatgatatttgtttttttcccacacacattgtacttcaggcagaagtttacagctcctggtatatgtcactgtcaaacaacaccccaatttgtgttcagcaacatcttttgaGTACAGGGATACCAACTATGCATgtgtttgtctggttgtttgggccTAAGAGGACACTTTGGGAAGaagcattttttattcatttgggtcagtctgtgcctatgccctatttgggacttAATTgaactccaatttaccccatcaaatcactGATGTTTTTTAAGTAGATATCccttgggtatttcaaatgctagtattttatctCTTTCATGTCAGTATTTTTGGGAGGATACAGCGCTAATTCTAGCATTTGCTcattaatatttgattttttaattttcttttacattttattggaactggatagttccccTAATGGTGACACACCTgcagatattttttaatgttaccacattttgtataatttttgtaAAATGATCAGAATAGATGGGCCAGATGGGTGTTATCTGCCAGGAAATTCAATATTTCTATGTTCAATGTATGGAAAGTACATGTTTTGCTCATTTGTATCCTGGGTATAGATAAGTATCAAGGGTCATTACTTGTTTCAGAGTGGAAAGCATCGGTTGATTACACCTGTTGCCTAAATGTCCTCAAGTGTGTTACATTTTCCTGCCACACAGTATAAAAGCGATAAATTACCGCCTCATCTAGATCAATGAATCCCTAGTACAGAAGCAGTTTATAACGTATCAGAGAGATATTATTACAACTCGGACAGCACATAGGTGAGTAGcataaataccaaaaatacaAAACTTGTAGACTCGCTTACATGATGCtagataataattatttttcgtTCTTAGGCTACAACagtataaataatgtttatgttcatttatatatataaattctttggtaagcaaaataaattattattattaatagcagtagtagtagtagtagaagtagttttactatttttattattattgttataattgattttttaaacaattttaaatagTTGTGCAGATAAGCTGAAATAAtaggtatttatatttatatattataaactacTTACCCACATTTTATAAGAGGAAGTACTTGCTCTCTTACATTTACATCAGTTACATAATTTACACATAATTCTCCTATCTTtcacatttattcaaatataaaCATAAGGTCAAAAAATcgcataataaaaataaaaaattcaccttcaaaaatgtttttatgattattgttagcaaaattaaatacataagtTCACAAATGTTGCACGGAACTGGTGGACATTCCATAGTTAAATGTCTTAATCCTGCTGTCCTGCTTTTCCTACAAATTGGAAGTGGATTTTTAAGGAATAGATGCTAATAtataaaaggaacaaaaatgtgcattttttcttttgttatttaaatcaataatgtgaatctacatttgtttttgcagaaataagaagataaatacataaaatgacgTACAACGAGACAGGATTTATTATTGAAGGCCTTACTGATAAACAAGGACTCCAGCTCCCAATGTTCCTTGTTTTCCtacccatttttttcattattctttTTGGGAATGCGACTATTTTAATTGCTATTTCAAGTGACTCTAATCTTCACACccctatgtatatttttttgattaaactCTCATCCATTGACATAACCTATGCCTCGAATATCATTCCCAAACTGTTACATATTCTGCTAACCCAACATAAAACCATTTCTTTCTCTGGGTGTATGATCCAgatgtatttctttatatatctgACATTTACTGAATTCCTTCTCCTTGGAGCCATGGCTTATGACCGATATGTGGCAATTTGTCACCCCCTTCATTATTACATTCTGATGACCATAAGAGACTGCTGTGTGTTGATCATTACTGCATCGAGCATTGGATTATTGGACCCTGTGGCACACACCATCCTTATAGCTAAGATGAACTTCTGTGCTTCTCACCATATTGACCATTTTTTCTGTGACATTACCCCATTGCTGAAGCTCTCTTGTAGTGACACCTCCATTGTGGAAATGTTAACGTATCTTATTGGGACATTGCTTATATTTCCTGCATTTCTACTCACTTTAACCTCGTATATATTGATTATCTCCAACATTCTAAAAATCAACTCGGCAGAGGGTCGGCGTAAAGCTTTCTCCACCTGTACCTCCCACCTGACCTCCGTCAGTCTGTTCTATGGAACCattctgtgtttgtatatgaGACCAACAACGAGCTACGCTCCAAGCCATGACAAGTATTTCGCTCTGATATATGTCGTCTTGATCCCTATACTGAATCCCATTATTTACAGTCTAAAAAACAAAGATATTAACGATGCCTTAAAGAAAGTTaagtacaaaatgtttttaaaaacaatgtttgcaAAAAATGATTAACCAAAGGTGACAAATCTTCAAATGCCTTATTATATGCAAGGGTTAATAACGTACAGTACTGTGCATGAGTTTTAGGTAGGTaaagtaaagtaagaatgctttcaaaatagacatgttaatggtttaatagttaatttttatcaattagtaaattgcaaagtgagtgaacacaagaaaaatctaaatcaaatcaatatttgatgtgaccacccgttacctttaaaaaaaaccatcaatacagtactgtatataacattattaatattatggtTTTCATTAGAGCTGATGACATGTTGATGATTGAATTATTTAGCGGAAAGTGTGAAAATATCGTTAAATAGAAAAGCGGCCATGCTTTGCAACACTTCATATCATATCTGTCCAGTGGGgacaatttatttaatttagtgaaTAGGTCCTAACATAGAAATGGAAAACCCCCAGATGATGATTAAGGTGAAATTCCTGGAAtccatataattatttaagtatttttattttattactatttttagtttttttctgcgTTCTTCGTATTCTCACAATGACATCTCATGAAGCTCAATGTGACCCAGAAGCTGGACTAGGTACATCTATATAATTGATtactccaattttttttaaaataaattctgactgtattaaatgtttttaagtgTACAGATATGTACAAAGAGACCCAACGAACAAGGTCTTGAAAATAAACAGAACTTCCCTTTGTTTTTCTCATGGATATTAGTGAAATTTCTGGACATCATTAATGGTAGGGGGttgctcaaccctaaggtttagTTAGAAGCTCCATATATGCACAAAAAATTACACAGAAAATGGAGAGAACACCTTTaaaagcatacacattcagattccgaccaacatatacacaaaaCGAAGCAAAAGATCAgcgcacacccagcaaatactatttaaaattaaCTATTTAAGCCATAAGTATTGGGCATTCTGTTACGCTATGTGGCCAGATATTGCTTAGCTCACCACTATGTTTCTCCATTTTTGAAGCTCTCCTGTAGTGTTATGTCTGTTGTGGAAATACTAACCTACACTGGTGGTGTTTTcccagctttaaccccttaatgacaaagcccgtacatgtacgggctcaaaatgcattattttcaatgggtttagggaccgcccattttccataaggggttaatgctcactttaacctcctatgtatttattatttccaccattttgaaaataaaattgtccGAAGGTCGACGGAAAGCTTTTTCTACTTGCCCTTCTCATCTGACCTCTGTTACTATCTTTTATTGGACTTGTGTTTATATTTGAGACTCACTTCATCCTATTCTCCAAAACAGCAGCCTTTGCTTAatcctattatatatataaaaattaggaAGTTCAAGTTGCTCTAATGAAACTTAATAACAAAATGGTATGTGTCGGAGAATAAAAATCTGTTCACATGAGTGTGAAGGTACTTAATTTCCCGAAATGGTTAAATAATCAATTGGATATCCTAGAAAGGGTCCATTcagttaccgtatttatcggcgtataacacgcacttttttaactaaaatatgtagCTGAAaacctacctgcgtgttatacgccgataaatcctagagccagtggtggaactaccggggtcgcaactgcgaccgggccctggagttctgccagtcagggggggcccaaggggtgccgagcggttgctgaagacgaccgctcggcaactctcgggcccccctgactgacagaaatccaggactcctctgctggcggccgccgccagcctccgccgcctgcctcagccgccgccgcctgcctcagcctcagccgccgccgccgcctgcctcagccgccgccgcctgcctcagcctcagcagcagcagcagcagcagcagccgccgcctgcctcagcctcagcgcttcaactcctgtgttggaagcgtgaggcgtttgtctcgggtgccggcgctcagcagtgaagcgccggcacccgagacaaacgcctcacgcttccaacacaggagttgaaggtaagtgaccggggtggggttagggagagagaggggagatcctgagaaggggggttagggtgtgtgtgtctgagtgtgtgtgtctgagtgtgagtgtgtcttactgtgtgtgtgtctgagtgtgagtgtgtcttactgt comes from Spea bombifrons isolate aSpeBom1 chromosome 11, aSpeBom1.2.pri, whole genome shotgun sequence and encodes:
- the LOC128468295 gene encoding olfactory receptor 1019-like translates to MYNGTGFIIEGFNDTKELQLPIFIIFLLIYFIILFGNAAILIAILGDSNLHTPMYIFLIKLSFIDITYASNIIPKLLHILLTQHKTISFSGCIIQMYIFIYLTCTELLLLGAMAYDRYVAICHPLHYYILMTIRDCCVLIITASSIGLLDPVAHAMLISRMNFCASRHIDHFFCDVTPLLKLSCSDTSKVEMITYIFGTLILFPAFLLTLLSYILIISNILKVKSAEGRRKAFSTCTSHLTSVTMFYGTIICLYMRPTASYAPSQDKFFALIYVVMIPILNPIIYSLKNQDIKSALKKHKNKFSFKKQYWK
- the LOC128468296 gene encoding olfactory receptor 1019-like, whose product is MTYNETGFIIEGLTDKQGLQLPMFLVFLPIFFIILFGNATILIAISSDSNLHTPMYIFLIKLSSIDITYASNIIPKLLHILLTQHKTISFSGCMIQMYFFIYLTFTEFLLLGAMAYDRYVAICHPLHYYILMTIRDCCVLIITASSIGLLDPVAHTILIAKMNFCASHHIDHFFCDITPLLKLSCSDTSIVEMLTYLIGTLLIFPAFLLTLTSYILIISNILKINSAEGRRKAFSTCTSHLTSVSLFYGTILCLYMRPTTSYAPSHDKYFALIYVVLIPILNPIIYSLKNKDINDALKKVKYKMFLKTMFAKND